One Williamwhitmania sp. DNA window includes the following coding sequences:
- a CDS encoding rubrerythrin family protein produces the protein MESLKGTQTEKNLLKAFAGESQAKNRYTYFAEIASEEGFEQIADLFIETAFQEEQHAKVFFSYLEGGAVEITATYPAGEMSTTAENLRAAAMGEHEEWSELYPHFAEVAEKEGFKKIATAFKLISKIEAEHEARYRKLLERVEADKVFERDEDVDWVCSVCGHVHHGKKALKNCPVCGNSQAYFEEKAVNY, from the coding sequence ATGGAAAGTCTTAAAGGAACTCAAACCGAAAAGAATCTCCTCAAAGCTTTTGCAGGGGAGTCGCAGGCAAAAAATCGCTATACCTACTTTGCCGAGATTGCAAGTGAGGAGGGCTTTGAACAAATAGCCGATCTCTTTATCGAAACGGCTTTTCAGGAAGAGCAACATGCCAAGGTATTCTTCAGCTACCTAGAGGGTGGTGCCGTGGAGATTACAGCAACCTACCCAGCAGGAGAAATGAGCACTACCGCCGAAAATCTTCGTGCTGCTGCCATGGGTGAGCATGAGGAGTGGAGCGAGCTCTATCCCCATTTTGCTGAGGTTGCCGAAAAGGAAGGCTTCAAGAAAATTGCTACAGCCTTTAAGTTGATTTCTAAAATTGAGGCTGAGCATGAGGCACGCTATCGTAAGTTGTTGGAGCGGGTGGAGGCTGATAAGGTTTTTGAACGCGACGAGGATGTTGACTGGGTTTGCTCCGTTTGTGGCCACGTTCATCATGGCAAGAAAGCCCTTAAGAACTGCCCTGTTTGCGGAAATTCTCAGGCTTACTTTGAAGAGAAGGCTGTCAACTACTAG
- a CDS encoding serine hydrolase, protein MSIIHAGVPERPYLLRYAAFALQTFATQSAFDHRYFPTTKFSAVGSQSLPIGNEVFADGIVVNFGGGNMRLSELLTSSGTLSFLVIKDGKIGYERYFGGVDSRTPILTYSVTKSVVASLLAIACSEGLIASLDDPIGKYLPELPSFVHQRTIQSLMSMETGIRYTTGKSPNTDMVKMWFYSDIRKLVRRMQPASVPSGMFLYNDMHLHLLMYLLERLVGDVSAYFNEKLWQPLQPENSAEWMMDSTRSGFLKADGGLVLTARDLARFGMLYLKSGLVDGHQVLPAEWCNRVGQLENSRTDKEYFDLYRQMEHPWYNQCFKQERTFYRNFWWNIDQGKPRNDFFAMGILGQFVYVSPSSNTVIVRQGNRWGINAWWPSILEQLASKE, encoded by the coding sequence ATGTCAATAATACACGCTGGCGTTCCTGAACGTCCATATTTGTTGCGCTATGCCGCTTTTGCGTTGCAAACTTTTGCCACCCAATCGGCCTTTGACCATCGGTACTTTCCCACCACAAAATTTTCGGCAGTTGGGAGCCAATCTTTACCCATTGGTAATGAGGTTTTTGCCGATGGCATTGTGGTCAATTTCGGGGGAGGCAACATGCGGTTGAGTGAACTTCTCACCTCCTCTGGCACGCTCTCGTTTTTGGTGATAAAGGATGGAAAGATTGGCTATGAGCGTTACTTCGGTGGTGTCGATAGCCGAACTCCAATCCTTACCTATTCCGTAACCAAGTCGGTTGTTGCATCGCTGCTAGCCATTGCCTGCAGCGAGGGGTTAATCGCTAGCCTCGACGATCCCATCGGAAAGTATCTGCCCGAGCTACCCAGCTTTGTTCATCAGCGTACTATCCAGAGTCTCATGAGCATGGAGACAGGAATTCGCTATACCACAGGTAAGTCGCCCAACACCGACATGGTGAAGATGTGGTTCTACAGCGATATTCGAAAGCTCGTGAGACGCATGCAACCGGCCTCAGTGCCTTCAGGAATGTTTCTTTACAACGATATGCACCTACATCTACTAATGTACCTCTTGGAGCGACTTGTGGGTGATGTTTCTGCCTATTTTAACGAAAAGTTATGGCAACCGCTTCAGCCCGAGAACTCAGCCGAGTGGATGATGGATAGCACTCGTTCCGGCTTCCTAAAGGCTGATGGTGGACTGGTGCTTACGGCTAGGGATTTGGCTCGGTTTGGCATGCTTTACTTGAAAAGTGGGTTGGTGGATGGACATCAAGTCTTACCAGCCGAATGGTGCAACCGCGTTGGGCAGCTCGAGAATAGCAGAACCGACAAGGAATACTTTGACCTCTACCGGCAAATGGAGCATCCATGGTACAACCAATGCTTCAAGCAGGAACGAACCTTCTACCGGAATTTTTGGTGGAACATCGACCAGGGAAAACCTCGCAACGACTTCTTTGCAATGGGTATTTTGGGGCAGTTTGTTTACGTTTCACCATCGTCCAATACAGTAATTGTAAGGCAGGGGAACCGCTGGGGGATAAATGCCTGGTGGCCATCCATACTGGAGCAGCTGGCGTCGAAGGAGTGA